From Ignavibacteria bacterium, a single genomic window includes:
- the nth gene encoding endonuclease III gives MKDKSKIVSTIISRLQKEFPDAKCALEHETPHQLLVSTILSAQCTDARVNMVTPSLFEKYKTVKDFASANQSELEKEIYSTGFYKNKAKAIIASSKTLLKKFHGNIPNTVEELTSLPGVGRKTANVVLGTAFNIATGIVVDTHVSRLSQRLGFTKQTNAEKIEEDLMKLIPKKHWIMFSHWLILHGRKTCDARKPKCNACVLNDVCPSVNKFS, from the coding sequence ATGAAAGACAAATCGAAAATAGTGAGCACAATAATTTCTCGTCTCCAAAAAGAATTTCCCGATGCGAAATGCGCATTGGAACACGAAACGCCGCATCAACTTTTGGTTTCGACAATTCTTTCTGCGCAATGCACCGATGCGCGGGTGAATATGGTAACGCCGTCGTTGTTCGAGAAATACAAAACGGTGAAAGATTTTGCTTCGGCGAATCAAAGCGAATTGGAAAAAGAAATTTACTCAACGGGATTTTACAAGAACAAAGCAAAAGCAATTATCGCGTCTTCAAAAACATTGCTCAAAAAATTTCACGGCAACATTCCGAACACAGTCGAAGAATTGACTTCGCTTCCCGGCGTTGGAAGAAAAACTGCAAACGTCGTGCTGGGAACTGCATTCAATATCGCAACGGGAATAGTTGTTGATACACACGTTTCGCGTTTATCGCAGCGACTTGGTTTTACTAAACAAACCAACGCAGAAAAAATCGAAGAAGATTTAATGAAACTTATTCCGAAGAAACATTGGATTATGTTTTCGCATTGGCTCATTCTCCACGGAAGAAAAACGTGCGATGCAAGAAAACCAAAATGTAATGCTTGCGTGTTGAATGATGTTTGTCCGAGTGTAAATAAATTTTCTTAA
- the bshB1 gene encoding bacillithiol biosynthesis deacetylase BshB1, with amino-acid sequence MAIDVLAIGAHPDDIEFSCCGTIAKLVKQKKNVGILDLTQGELGTRGNKNIRNSEATNAGKILGVAFRENLKLADGSFEVNQKNILKVISVIRKYRPKILLIPPYHERHPDHEHAHQLAKESWFYSGLKNIITKENGKTQEPFRPDTYFQFMLRYEFQPTFIVDISDVYEIRVKAIEAFESQVHSKTYKSNEPQTLLSKPTFKELLEIRAKFYGSQIGVKYGEPFYYHQPLGVDDLFSLKLFVG; translated from the coding sequence ATGGCAATTGACGTACTCGCAATCGGCGCACATCCCGACGATATTGAATTTTCGTGCTGCGGAACGATTGCAAAATTAGTAAAGCAAAAAAAGAATGTCGGCATTCTCGACTTAACGCAAGGAGAACTCGGAACGCGCGGTAATAAAAACATTCGCAATAGTGAAGCAACAAATGCGGGAAAAATTCTTGGCGTTGCATTTCGGGAAAACTTGAAACTCGCCGACGGAAGTTTCGAAGTGAATCAAAAAAATATTCTGAAAGTAATTTCTGTAATTCGCAAATATCGTCCGAAGATTTTGCTTATTCCTCCGTACCACGAGCGACATCCCGACCACGAACACGCACATCAGTTAGCGAAAGAATCGTGGTTTTATTCCGGCTTAAAAAATATTATCACAAAGGAAAATGGAAAAACTCAAGAACCATTTCGTCCCGATACATATTTTCAATTTATGTTGCGTTACGAATTTCAACCAACATTTATTGTTGATATTTCTGATGTGTATGAAATTCGTGTGAAAGCGATTGAAGCGTTTGAATCACAAGTTCACAGCAAAACGTATAAATCGAACGAACCGCAAACTTTATTAAGCAAGCCAACGTTCAAAGAACTATTGGAAATACGAGCAAAGTTTTATGGAAGTCAAATCGGTGTGAAGTATGGCGAACCATTTTATTATCATCAACCGCTTGGCGTTGATGATTTATTTTCACTGAAACTTTTTGTGGGGTAA
- the htpX gene encoding zinc metalloprotease HtpX: MNTLKTTFLMALLTVLFILVGNALGGQGGMMLAFMFAIVMNFGSYFFSDKIVLMMYRAKEIQREENPKLFSMLQEMTMKANIPMPRVYIIDSEQPNAFATGRNPQHAAVAVTRGIMNTLSNEELKGVLGHELAHIIHRDILIGTIAATVAGAISMLANMAQWAMIFGGGRRDDREVGSPIGSILMLILAPIAAMLIQMAISRSREFLADEGGAQLSGNPFYLSNALRKLDAKSQLIPMNATPSTAHLFIVSPLSGAQSFMKLFSTHPPMEERIARLEAMGVR, from the coding sequence ATGAATACACTCAAAACAACTTTTTTAATGGCATTACTCACCGTACTTTTCATTCTTGTCGGAAACGCATTGGGAGGACAAGGCGGAATGATGCTCGCATTTATGTTTGCAATCGTAATGAATTTCGGCTCGTACTTTTTCAGCGATAAAATTGTGCTGATGATGTACCGTGCGAAAGAAATTCAACGTGAGGAAAATCCGAAATTATTTTCAATGTTGCAAGAAATGACAATGAAAGCGAATATTCCAATGCCGCGCGTTTACATTATTGATTCCGAACAACCGAACGCATTTGCAACAGGAAGAAATCCGCAACACGCAGCAGTTGCAGTAACAAGAGGAATAATGAACACACTCAGCAACGAAGAATTGAAAGGCGTTCTCGGGCACGAACTTGCGCATATTATTCATCGCGATATTTTAATTGGAACAATTGCTGCAACTGTTGCCGGAGCAATATCAATGCTTGCAAATATGGCGCAATGGGCAATGATTTTTGGCGGGGGTAGACGCGACGATAGAGAAGTAGGAAGTCCAATTGGTTCGATATTGATGTTGATACTTGCACCGATTGCCGCAATGTTAATTCAAATGGCAATTTCGCGTTCGAGAGAATTTCTTGCCGATGAAGGTGGAGCGCAACTTTCCGGAAATCCGTTTTATCTTTCTAATGCATTACGAAAACTCGATGCAAAGTCGCAACTTATTCCGATGAATGCAACACCGTCAACAGCGCATCTGTTCATCGTTTCTCCGCTTTCCGGCGCGCAAAGTTTTATGAAACTGTTTTCCACTCATCCGCCAATGGAAGAGCGTATTGCTCGATTGGAAGCGATGGGAGTTCGTTAA
- a CDS encoding peptidase T, with amino-acid sequence MKRKSNYPALVLHGGAWDIPDDLVEAHFVGIRKALHIGWKILKNGGSSVDAVEKTITNMEDNPTFDAGKGSFLNALGEIELDASIMNGKTFRAGAVAAVKNIRNPISLARMIMDKSEHILLVGIGAIRFAKEHGITPCAMEDLLIGRELQRWLELQKEPLSSTKDVFRSQKKKNIPSGTVGVVAMDCNRNICAGTSTGGTPNKYPGRVGDSPLIGCGTYADNDIGGVSTTGWGEAMIKVVMAKTIIDIMEQSNGNGNVAAEKGIELLQKKASGYGGAITLNIYGEIGIAFNTPRMARGYITAGMKKPIIEV; translated from the coding sequence ATGAAAAGAAAATCAAATTATCCTGCACTAGTTCTTCACGGAGGTGCGTGGGATATTCCCGATGATTTAGTAGAAGCGCATTTCGTGGGTATCCGAAAAGCGTTGCACATTGGATGGAAAATTTTAAAGAACGGCGGCTCGTCGGTAGATGCAGTGGAAAAAACGATTACAAATATGGAAGACAATCCGACGTTTGATGCAGGAAAGGGTTCGTTTCTTAATGCGCTCGGTGAAATTGAGCTTGATGCAAGTATAATGAATGGGAAAACGTTTCGCGCTGGTGCTGTTGCCGCGGTAAAAAATATTCGCAATCCAATTTCGCTTGCGCGAATGATTATGGACAAGAGCGAACATATTTTGCTTGTTGGCATTGGTGCAATTCGATTTGCGAAAGAGCACGGCATAACACCGTGCGCAATGGAAGATTTATTAATCGGACGTGAATTGCAACGGTGGTTGGAATTACAAAAAGAGCCGCTTTCTTCGACAAAAGATGTATTTCGTTCACAAAAGAAAAAAAATATTCCATCGGGAACAGTTGGAGTTGTCGCAATGGATTGCAACAGGAATATTTGTGCTGGAACTTCTACGGGCGGCACCCCGAATAAATATCCCGGTCGAGTTGGTGATTCGCCGCTTATTGGTTGCGGAACCTATGCGGATAATGATATTGGTGGAGTTTCGACAACTGGTTGGGGAGAAGCGATGATAAAAGTAGTGATGGCGAAAACGATTATTGATATTATGGAACAAAGTAATGGAAACGGAAATGTTGCCGCAGAAAAAGGAATCGAACTTTTGCAGAAAAAAGCAAGTGGGTACGGAGGAGCAATAACGTTAAATATCTACGGTGAAATTGGGATCGCTTTTAATACGCCGAGAATGGCGCGTGGGTATATTACAGCAGGAATGAAAAAACCAATAATTGAAGTGTAG
- a CDS encoding RsmB/NOP family class I SAM-dependent RNA methyltransferase produces the protein MSQHLKFLARHTNELLHQLFSNAFPADKVVGNFFHQRKYLGSHDRAAISDCVYGIIRNLKMLESFLASVVEREIYTTHEQRFIAYYILYQALFTSTSREKLITEFADVWNSFSPQKPLGEFLDTVSLDFLNEHSDVSVTEMLGMEYSFPPWLVEKFFLQYGNEQIRQLLYSLNTQAPITIRINTIKCSREECKQKLLEEGIQTTETKYSPYGLTFTKRLNIFEISLFKKGWFEIQDEGSQLISALVNAQPHELIIDACSGAGGKSLAMVMGMRNNGRVLAVDISKTKIARLKKRRLRAGATILKFSTVEQLKRKPQISSADAVLVDVPCSGTGRIRRDPFLKTLLNEEMIRTYCGEQQNLLNFYSSYVKSGGRLIYSTCSLLKEENENIVENFLRLNKNFQSVSVSTWSEKFLKPLTEGKKYFQCLPHLHGTDGFFGAVLKKVEE, from the coding sequence GTGTCTCAACATCTTAAATTTCTTGCAAGACATACCAATGAATTGCTCCATCAGTTATTCTCCAATGCGTTTCCGGCAGACAAAGTCGTTGGAAATTTTTTCCATCAACGAAAGTATCTTGGTTCGCACGACCGTGCTGCAATTTCTGATTGTGTTTATGGAATTATTCGTAATCTCAAGATGTTGGAATCGTTTCTTGCTTCTGTTGTAGAGCGTGAAATTTATACAACACACGAGCAGCGTTTTATCGCATATTATATCCTGTATCAAGCGCTTTTCACTTCAACTTCGCGTGAAAAATTAATAACCGAATTTGCCGATGTATGGAATTCGTTCTCTCCTCAAAAGCCACTCGGAGAATTTCTCGACACGGTCTCTCTCGATTTCTTGAATGAACACAGCGATGTTTCTGTTACGGAAATGCTTGGAATGGAATATTCGTTTCCGCCATGGTTAGTGGAAAAATTTTTTCTGCAATATGGAAACGAACAAATTCGGCAATTGTTATATTCGCTCAATACGCAAGCGCCAATAACCATTCGTATTAATACAATCAAATGCTCTCGCGAAGAGTGTAAACAAAAATTACTGGAGGAAGGAATTCAAACGACGGAAACGAAATATTCTCCGTACGGATTAACGTTCACGAAGCGATTAAATATTTTTGAAATCAGTTTGTTCAAAAAAGGATGGTTTGAAATTCAGGATGAAGGCAGTCAATTGATTAGCGCACTTGTGAACGCTCAACCGCACGAACTGATTATTGACGCTTGCTCCGGAGCAGGTGGAAAATCTCTTGCGATGGTGATGGGGATGAGAAATAATGGAAGAGTTTTAGCAGTAGATATTTCCAAGACTAAAATAGCGCGATTGAAAAAACGCCGACTGCGTGCGGGTGCAACAATACTGAAGTTTAGTACTGTTGAGCAGTTGAAACGAAAACCTCAAATTTCAAGTGCAGATGCAGTGCTGGTTGATGTCCCATGTTCCGGAACAGGAAGAATTCGTCGAGACCCATTTTTGAAAACTCTGTTGAATGAAGAAATGATTCGTACATATTGCGGAGAACAACAAAACCTTCTGAACTTTTATTCTTCGTATGTTAAAAGCGGAGGTCGTTTGATTTATTCAACGTGTTCACTTTTGAAAGAAGAAAATGAAAATATTGTAGAAAATTTTTTACGATTGAATAAGAATTTTCAGAGCGTTTCTGTTTCAACATGGTCAGAAAAATTTTTGAAACCATTAACGGAAGGGAAAAAATATTTCCAGTGTTTACCTCATCTTCACGGTACCGATGGTTTCTTTGGCGCCGTACTGAAGAAAGTTGAAGAATGA
- the bamD gene encoding outer membrane protein assembly factor BamD, translating to MKKLHYIFVVVFFSLTIVSCSINDAEMFQQVQQMLSEKRYNEAVETLKEIVDKKPNGEYAEKSQYALISLYQTELQNPALAIQESRKYIQLFPESGKNASVYFMIGFIFNNELKQTDSARIAYEEFLLRFPNSEMAKSAEFELKNLGKDVNDIFRSQLLDTTKKEPFVVQQKTEPTKE from the coding sequence ATGAAAAAACTCCATTACATATTTGTCGTCGTCTTTTTTTCGCTAACTATAGTTTCTTGTAGTATTAACGATGCAGAAATGTTTCAACAAGTGCAACAAATGCTTAGCGAAAAAAGATATAATGAAGCGGTGGAGACTCTGAAAGAGATCGTCGATAAAAAACCGAACGGAGAATATGCAGAAAAATCGCAGTATGCGTTGATTTCGTTATATCAAACCGAATTGCAGAATCCCGCGTTAGCAATTCAGGAATCGAGAAAATACATTCAATTATTTCCTGAATCGGGAAAAAATGCGAGTGTGTATTTTATGATAGGATTTATTTTCAACAATGAATTGAAACAAACCGACAGCGCGAGAATTGCGTATGAAGAATTTCTCTTGCGTTTTCCAAATTCTGAAATGGCAAAATCTGCCGAGTTTGAACTGAAAAATCTCGGGAAAGATGTCAACGATATTTTCCGTTCTCAACTCCTTGATACAACAAAAAAAGAACCGTTTGTTGTGCAACAAAAAACGGAACCAACAAAGGAATGA
- a CDS encoding DUF58 domain-containing protein, with protein MTQSHSDYRKYFDPNVLSKISNMELRARLVVEGFITGLHHSPYHGFSVEFAEHRQYMPGDEIRNIDWKVFGKTDRYYVKQYEEETNLKSYLIVDASSSMAFRGDNRITKLEYVSFLASALAYLMVRQQDAVGLTIFDETIRTTLPPHATSVFLVEIFKALSRLQPSNRTNTAKSLHSIAEQIKRRGLVIIFSDLFDVSNDVLSALKHFRHKKNEVILFHILNPMERTFSFENDALFKDMETREEMITRPHHIRKAYQEALNDFIAFYRKECRENMIDYVLLDTATPFDTALLEYLHKRQRLL; from the coding sequence ATGACGCAATCCCATTCCGATTATCGGAAATACTTTGACCCGAACGTTCTTTCTAAAATTTCGAATATGGAACTTCGCGCTCGACTTGTTGTTGAAGGATTTATTACTGGACTTCATCATTCACCGTATCACGGATTTAGTGTTGAATTTGCTGAACATCGTCAATATATGCCCGGCGACGAAATCAGAAATATTGATTGGAAAGTATTCGGAAAAACAGATAGGTATTACGTGAAACAATATGAAGAAGAAACGAATTTAAAATCGTATCTGATTGTTGATGCGAGTTCATCGATGGCATTTCGAGGAGATAACAGAATTACGAAACTCGAGTATGTTTCATTTCTAGCGAGCGCACTTGCATATTTAATGGTTCGTCAGCAGGATGCAGTAGGTCTTACGATTTTTGATGAAACTATTCGCACTACATTACCCCCGCATGCAACATCTGTTTTTCTTGTAGAAATATTTAAAGCGCTTTCCCGACTTCAACCGAGTAATAGAACGAACACAGCGAAATCGTTGCATAGCATTGCTGAACAAATAAAACGTCGTGGTCTTGTTATCATCTTTAGCGATTTATTCGATGTATCGAATGACGTTCTTTCCGCGTTAAAACATTTTCGTCACAAAAAAAATGAAGTCATACTTTTCCATATTCTTAATCCGATGGAACGAACATTTTCGTTTGAAAATGATGCACTGTTCAAAGATATGGAAACAAGGGAAGAAATGATTACGCGACCGCATCATATTCGCAAAGCATATCAAGAAGCGTTGAACGATTTTATTGCTTTCTATAGAAAAGAATGTAGGGAAAATATGATTGACTATGTATTGCTCGATACCGCGACACCGTTTGATACTGCACTTCTCGAATATCTTCACAAACGTCAGCGTCTCCTATAA
- a CDS encoding glycosyltransferase family 4 protein, giving the protein MSKRLKVVVVDPLCQGPYYDYYLCSALQRAGMDVELWTREPKFLKDYFSHTAFRVRKLTRFSRALFGESSFGKFFKYLELLTIDFFFYFIKCLRSDVVHIQWFSPPPMLYVERYVYSLLKNFDIRLVFTAHNVFPHSTPYQFKKELQKIYSTFHTITVMNTYSKTILSNEFSLATTNVEIIPHGPIFHDFIRLSQTQSKQKLNIDVRMNVILFQGFLRAYKGIDFLLETFSRFLQLHPNSILVLAGMGKSDYVLDVKKSISRLSIPETNILAPFQYVTPNQIPIYYASADVVVFPYEHIYQSGALFTAMSFKKAVIATDVGGFAELIENNINGKLIEYGNTEQFISALQEIIFSKEKKEMFEKNAFHKVTNECSWEMIAEKTINVYRKP; this is encoded by the coding sequence TTGAGTAAACGTTTAAAAGTTGTCGTAGTTGACCCATTGTGTCAAGGTCCTTATTACGATTACTATTTGTGTTCTGCGCTACAACGTGCAGGAATGGATGTAGAACTATGGACGCGTGAACCGAAATTTTTAAAAGATTATTTTTCGCATACTGCGTTTCGCGTTCGGAAACTAACAAGATTTTCTCGAGCATTATTCGGCGAGTCGTCATTTGGAAAATTCTTCAAATACCTTGAGTTATTGACGATAGATTTTTTTTTCTACTTCATAAAATGTTTGCGGAGCGATGTTGTACATATTCAGTGGTTCTCTCCTCCTCCGATGTTGTATGTAGAGCGATATGTATATTCGCTCTTGAAAAATTTTGACATTCGACTTGTTTTTACGGCTCACAATGTATTTCCTCATTCAACACCGTATCAATTTAAAAAAGAACTGCAAAAGATTTATTCAACGTTTCATACCATAACGGTAATGAATACGTATAGCAAAACGATATTGAGCAACGAATTTTCACTGGCAACGACAAACGTCGAAATCATTCCACACGGTCCAATTTTTCACGACTTTATACGACTTTCTCAAACACAATCAAAGCAGAAACTCAATATTGATGTACGGATGAACGTTATTCTGTTTCAGGGTTTTTTGCGTGCGTACAAAGGAATTGATTTTTTATTGGAAACATTTTCTCGGTTTCTCCAATTGCATCCCAATTCGATACTCGTGCTTGCCGGAATGGGAAAATCGGATTATGTTCTGGATGTGAAAAAATCTATTTCCCGTTTATCTATTCCTGAAACCAATATTCTTGCTCCGTTTCAGTACGTAACTCCGAATCAAATTCCTATATATTACGCCTCTGCAGATGTCGTTGTTTTTCCCTATGAGCATATTTATCAAAGCGGTGCGTTATTTACTGCGATGAGTTTTAAGAAAGCAGTAATTGCGACAGACGTTGGTGGATTTGCTGAACTGATTGAAAATAATATCAATGGGAAATTAATAGAATATGGAAACACGGAACAATTTATTTCTGCATTGCAGGAAATAATTTTTTCAAAAGAAAAAAAAGAAATGTTTGAAAAAAATGCTTTTCATAAAGTAACCAATGAATGTTCGTGGGAAATGATTGCAGAGAAAACAATCAACGTGTATCGTAAACCGTGA
- the uvrA gene encoding excinuclease ABC subunit A, whose amino-acid sequence MNLQFLPSTLEPSNIERNETILVKGARVHNLKNIDVAIPRNQLTVITGLSGSGKSSLAFDTIYAEGQRRYVETLSAYARQFLGTFERPDVDDIQGLSPSIAIEQKIVSQNPRSTVGTVTGIYDFLRVLFARAGTQFCVNCDKEVSKQTSDEIIDKLMQHNVGTKLTILAPVVRGRKGHYRELFESLTKNGFARIRVDGEIRELEKVLQVDRYKIHNIEVVIDRIVMKYDIRSRIADAVELALRIGEGILFAEVHGLDMLFSKLLSCATCGKSYEEPAPNTFSFNSPYGACASCDGLGEHKDFDERLIIPNVKRSINEGGIAPFGKPRSTWIFSQLKAVVAHYGFTFDTPLHKILSKCREVVFFGSKEKFEVPYVFSSGRQVTYSHRFDGIFTILKHQYSNSPTIRMRERAEAYMQTTMCSECNGGRLKGESLAIKLVDVKTEQRYTIDDVVKISLSDARELLRTLQLSKRKKLIAELLLKEINERLDFLLNLGLNYLSLDRTARTLSGGESQRIRLATQIGAQLRGVLYVLDEPSIGLHQRDNLQLIQSLQSLCELGNTIIVVEHDKEIMERADYIIDLGPGAGEHGGKIVALGKPNALQVASYELQVSSRVQRVESRETTYDVRFTDFDSPSINHKPQATNHHSLTFEYLANSRLIDVPKVRRKGNGKFFSLKECSGNNLKKIDVRFPLGTFICVTGVSGSGKSTLVSETLFRILSREIYQSKEVPLPYKKVSGIDNIDKVIEIDQSPIGRTPRSNPATYTGLFTFIRDLFAQLPESKIRGYKPGRFSFNVKGGRCENCEGDGIKKIEMNFLPDVYVTCEVCNGKRYNRETLEVLYKSKSIAEVLEMTVEDALAFFDEHLPMKRKLQTLDNVGLGYIRLGQQATTLSGGEAQRVKLSSELSKIGTGKTLYILDEPTTGLHFEDIRVLLSVLNKLVDKGNTIIVIEHNLDVIKTADYIIDLGPEGGNGGGRIIAKGTPEEIITVKESYTGKFLKEELN is encoded by the coding sequence GTGAATCTCCAATTTCTACCCTCAACACTTGAACCTTCAAACATCGAACGCAATGAAACCATTCTCGTCAAAGGTGCGCGTGTTCATAACTTAAAAAACATAGATGTCGCAATTCCGCGCAATCAACTTACAGTAATTACAGGGCTTTCCGGTTCCGGAAAATCATCACTCGCGTTTGATACAATTTATGCAGAAGGACAACGTCGTTATGTCGAAACGCTTTCCGCTTATGCGCGTCAATTTCTCGGAACATTTGAGCGACCTGATGTTGATGATATTCAAGGTTTATCACCATCAATTGCGATTGAGCAAAAAATAGTTAGTCAGAACCCACGTTCAACTGTTGGAACTGTTACTGGGATTTACGATTTTCTTCGTGTGTTGTTTGCTCGCGCAGGGACGCAATTTTGTGTGAACTGCGATAAAGAAGTTTCAAAACAAACGTCCGATGAAATTATTGATAAGTTGATGCAGCACAATGTAGGAACAAAATTGACAATTCTTGCGCCTGTTGTTCGCGGAAGAAAAGGACATTATCGGGAATTGTTTGAAAGTTTGACGAAAAACGGATTTGCACGTATTCGTGTTGACGGCGAAATTCGTGAACTCGAAAAAGTTTTACAAGTTGACCGATACAAAATTCATAACATCGAAGTTGTGATTGATAGAATTGTCATGAAATACGATATTCGTTCTCGTATCGCTGATGCAGTTGAACTTGCATTACGAATCGGCGAAGGGATACTCTTTGCAGAAGTTCACGGCCTCGATATGCTGTTCTCGAAACTGCTTTCGTGTGCAACGTGTGGAAAAAGTTACGAAGAACCTGCCCCGAATACATTTTCGTTTAATTCACCGTACGGCGCATGTGCTTCGTGCGATGGACTTGGGGAGCATAAGGATTTTGATGAACGGTTGATTATTCCAAACGTCAAACGTTCTATCAATGAAGGTGGAATTGCTCCATTCGGAAAGCCGCGCTCAACGTGGATTTTCAGTCAATTAAAAGCGGTGGTTGCCCATTATGGTTTCACTTTCGATACGCCGTTGCATAAAATATTGAGTAAGTGCCGCGAAGTTGTATTCTTCGGCTCAAAAGAGAAGTTTGAAGTTCCGTACGTATTTTCTTCGGGAAGACAAGTAACATACTCACATCGCTTTGATGGAATTTTTACCATTCTCAAACATCAATATTCAAATTCTCCAACTATTCGAATGCGCGAACGTGCTGAAGCGTATATGCAAACAACGATGTGCAGCGAATGTAACGGCGGACGGTTGAAAGGAGAAAGTCTTGCAATAAAACTCGTTGATGTGAAAACTGAACAGCGATATACCATTGACGATGTTGTAAAAATTTCTCTCAGCGATGCAAGAGAATTATTGCGAACGCTTCAACTTTCCAAGCGTAAAAAATTGATTGCAGAATTACTGTTGAAAGAAATCAATGAGCGTTTGGATTTTTTGCTCAATCTTGGTCTCAATTATCTTTCACTCGATAGAACAGCTCGAACACTTTCCGGCGGTGAATCGCAGCGTATTCGTCTTGCAACGCAAATCGGAGCGCAATTGCGTGGAGTGCTCTATGTCCTCGATGAACCGAGTATCGGTTTGCATCAACGCGACAATTTACAATTGATTCAATCGTTGCAATCATTGTGCGAATTAGGTAATACGATCATCGTAGTAGAACACGATAAAGAGATTATGGAACGCGCGGATTACATTATTGATTTAGGCCCCGGCGCGGGCGAACACGGAGGGAAAATTGTTGCACTCGGAAAACCAAATGCGTTACAAGTTGCGAGTTACGAGTTACAAGTTTCAAGTAGAGTGCAGAGAGTAGAAAGCAGAGAAACAACTTACGATGTACGATTTACAGATTTCGATTCTCCATCCATAAACCACAAGCCACAAGCAACAAACCATCACTCTCTAACGTTTGAATATTTAGCAAACTCCCGACTCATTGACGTTCCAAAAGTGCGACGCAAAGGAAACGGAAAATTTTTTTCGTTAAAAGAATGTTCTGGAAACAATTTGAAAAAGATTGATGTAAGATTTCCTTTGGGAACATTTATATGTGTAACAGGAGTCAGCGGTTCCGGAAAATCTACGCTTGTTTCCGAAACGTTGTTCAGAATTTTATCACGCGAGATTTATCAATCGAAAGAAGTTCCGCTTCCGTATAAAAAAGTTTCCGGAATTGATAACATTGATAAAGTAATTGAAATTGACCAATCGCCAATCGGAAGAACGCCGCGCTCCAATCCTGCAACATACACGGGATTGTTCACATTCATTCGCGATTTATTTGCTCAACTTCCCGAATCGAAAATTCGCGGATACAAACCCGGAAGGTTTAGTTTCAACGTGAAAGGTGGACGATGTGAAAACTGTGAAGGAGATGGCATTAAAAAAATTGAAATGAATTTTCTTCCTGATGTATATGTTACCTGTGAAGTCTGCAACGGCAAACGCTACAACAGAGAAACGCTCGAAGTTCTTTACAAAAGTAAATCCATCGCCGAAGTTCTGGAAATGACAGTGGAAGATGCGCTTGCGTTTTTCGATGAACATTTGCCGATGAAACGCAAATTACAAACGCTCGACAATGTTGGACTTGGCTATATTCGTTTGGGACAGCAAGCAACAACACTTTCCGGCGGTGAAGCGCAACGTGTAAAACTTTCTTCCGAACTTTCCAAAATCGGAACGGGAAAAACGTTGTACATTCTCGACGAACCAACAACGGGATTACACTTTGAAGATATTCGCGTTCTGCTTTCCGTTTTGAATAAACTTGTGGATAAAGGAAACACGATTATCGTCATCGAACACAATCTCGATGTCATAAAAACCGCCGATTATATTATTGATTTAGGTCCCGAAGGAGGCAATGGTGGAGGAAGAATTATAGCCAAAGGAACTCCCGAAGAAATTATAACTGTGAAAGAAAGTTATACGGGAAAGTTTTTGAAAGAGGAATTGAACTGA
- a CDS encoding DUF4256 domain-containing protein, producing MKKQLSAKQCEELLNTLKSRFEKNINRHKGIEWNKVEAKLEANPEKLWSLNEMERTGGEPDVIGYDKKTDEYILCDCSSESPKERRSLCYDREALESRKEHKPKNNVTDMAAAMGIEIFTEVQYRVLQTLGSFDTKTSSWVKTPANIRELGGALFCDRRYDTVFVYHNGAESYYASRGFRGSIRI from the coding sequence ATGAAAAAACAATTATCTGCAAAACAATGCGAGGAACTCCTCAATACATTGAAATCCCGTTTTGAGAAAAATATAAACCGCCATAAAGGAATTGAATGGAATAAAGTTGAAGCAAAATTAGAAGCGAATCCCGAAAAACTGTGGTCGCTGAATGAAATGGAAAGAACCGGCGGCGAACCCGATGTTATTGGTTATGACAAAAAAACAGATGAGTATATTTTGTGCGATTGTTCTTCGGAAAGTCCGAAAGAACGAAGAAGTCTTTGCTACGACCGAGAAGCGTTGGAATCAAGAAAGGAACATAAACCCAAAAATAATGTGACGGATATGGCTGCTGCAATGGGGATTGAAATTTTCACAGAAGTACAATACCGCGTATTGCAAACACTTGGATCGTTCGATACAAAAACTTCGAGTTGGGTGAAAACACCTGCCAATATCAGAGAACTCGGTGGCGCACTATTCTGCGACCGTCGCTACGATACAGTCTTTGTATATCACAACGGCGCGGAATCGTATTATGCTTCGAGAGGATTTCGCGGTTCGATACGAATATAA